CTTTCATCTTTTGCCGAAAACATACGTTGCGCTATGTATCCTCCCCCGCCCGGTTCCGCACCAGGATACCACGCCGCCCACCAGTTGACCGCAAGATACACGAAGAACGCCGTAAGGGGCATCCAGGCAGAGCCGATTTCAGGTGTAAAATCAAGGATAGTGTGATCGGCTCCGTATATATTTATCAAACCTTCTTTAAGCCCGTCTATCCCGCCCACCGAGTTGGTTGCAAATATCGCCAGGGCTATAGATCCTGCCATCGCGATAATAAATTGAAGCAGATCGGTCATGACCACGCCCCACAATCCGCTCAGAGTGCTGTAAATCAAGGTAACAGCAAGTGTTATCCCGACCGCAACCCATTTGTCCACTCCGATCGTCAGCTCGATTATCTTTACCATGGCAAGAGTCACCCAACCCATTATTATCAGGTTAATTGGGATTGCGAGGTACAATGCGCGAAACCCTCTTAGAATTGCGGCGGGTCTGCCGGAATACCGAAGTTCCGTGAACTCGACGTCGGTAAGTACTTCAGCCCTCCTCCAGAGCCGCGCGAAAAAGAACACGGTCAGGAGACCGCTCATCAGCATATTCCACCAGAGCCAATTCCCAGCTATGCCATGATTGGCGACCAGTTCCGTAACCGCAAGAGGTGTGTCCGCGGCGAAAGTCGTGGCGACCATGCTCGTTCCCGCTAACCACCACGGAAGGCTTCTCCCGGACGTAAAATATTCAACTATGCTTCCTGACGCTCTCTTGGAGAAATAAACACCAACACCGAGAGCAAAGACGAAATATATCAGTATCAAAGCCCAATCGAGTGTCGACAGCTGCATTATCTATCCCCGCGCGCTGATCTTTAACCGCGCCGACAGCTTGCTCGAAGCTGCTCCGGTCAAAATTACGGCAGCAGCTCCGACCATGGTGTACAGAGGCCAGGCGATCTTCAGAGTGGTTATCACTATAGTCATAACAATAAGGGCGGTTATAAATCCGATTATGGCATCCTTTTCAGAAGCTCCTTTATGTATCAATCCAAGTAGGAATACGCCTAAAAGCCCTCCATAAGTGTATGATGCAATTCCGAGAGCGACTTCAACTACGGTGCCCTTAAGCCCGATGAATCCGATAGCTGTTGCCACAAGCAGAATTCCCCATCCAAGCGTTACCATCCGTGATATTTTCAAAAGCTCACTCTCCGATTTTTCAGCTCCGAAAAAAGGTACGTATATGTCCAGAACGGTAGCGCTTGAAAGACTCGACAGGCTGCTCGATAACGTGCTCATCGCAGCGGCAAATAGGGCGGCAACTATCAGACCGCTGACTCCCACCGGCATCTCCTCCATTATGAATTTAGGGAATATTCCGTCTGCGCGAGTCAGGCCGAGCTCCGTCGGCGTCAGTCCGTTATAAAACGCAAAAAGCATCGCCCCGAGAGTGAGAAATAACAAAAATTGAAAGAATACGACAAAGCCGCTCGTTATCAGAGCCAGTTGGCTCGATCGTTTATCCCTGCACGTCAGGACCCTTTGAACAATAAGTTGGTCTGTTCCGTGGGAAGCCAGCGAAAAGATCGACCCGGCGATCAACCCGGTGAAAATAGTGTATGGTTTAGTTATGAACTCACCGAACGAAAGGTCAAAACCGGTGTAAAGCCATTTAAGCTTGTCTCCCTGTTCGGCCCAGGCAGTTACACTGCCCCACCCTTCCGGCAGCCTGTTCAAAATCAATAGCGCCGCAAGGAGAGCGCCTCCGATATAAATACTCATCTGGATCACGTCCATCCAGATAACCGAACGTATTCCGCCCACATAAGTGTAAATCATGGTGAGCAGACCTATCAGTGCAATAGCGAGCGCATAGAACTGATTGTCCGTCATACCTGACAGAATTCCGCTTCCCCTCATAATCAGTGTCAGCGGTATTGCAGTAGCAAATAGCCGGACGCCGTCCGCAAGCAAGCGCGTACCCATGAAAGTAACAGTGGCGACAGTCCGAATTCGCTGACCGAACCGGTTTCCCAGATAATGATATGCTGTATCGATATTTCCCTTATAGTATGCAGGGATGAGTATAAGAGCCACCAATACCCTCCCGAGCATATAACCGAAGACTATCTGGAGAAACGTCAGATTTCCGAGGTAAGCCACCGCCGGAATACTGATGAAGGTCAGAACGCTTGTTTCCGTGGCGACGATGCTGAACGTTACAGCTAACCAGGGTATATCCCGCCCGCCAAGGAAATAGTCCGTCGTGTTTCGCTGTTTTCTGCCGATCCACGAGCCGAACGCGACAGAAACAACCATATAGACGATCAGAATGAGGAAATCTGTGGTGGTAAACACTCTTTAGTTACCGCTGATCTCTTCCAACTCCGGCACTTCCTCTCCCATATCCTGCAATAACGCTCTCATTACCGCCTGATGAAAATCCCTTCTCACCTTATACATTCCGCCCCTTTTTCGGCTTGGATGCACGCGGTTACTGAGCAGTATGACGGCTATATCCCTGTTCGGATCAACCCAGAACGAAGTGCCCGTGAATCCGAGGTGTCCGAAACTCCGTTCAGAAAAATAATCGCCTGCCGAGGACCCTTGGTCCGAAGGTGTATCCCATCCGATCGCCCTGCTGCTCGAGTTCGGCATATGCTGCCGTTTCGTCCAGTATTTCACCGTTCCGGGTGAGAAAAACCTTCTGTGACGGTAAATCCCCCCGTTTAAGAGCATCTGTGCTATCGAAGCAAGGTCTTCCGCCGTCGAAAAGAGCCCGGCATGCGAAGAAACTCCTCCCAAAAAAGCTGCGTTCTCGTCATGAACTTTTCCATGCACCAACCCCCGGTTCAGAACCGTGTCGATTTCTGTCGGGGCTATCCTGCCGAGCAACTCCGCCGGAGGATTGAACATAGTGTTTTTCAACCCCATCGGTTTAAAGATCGTATTGTTCGCCAGCCTGTCAAGGTTTTGACCGGTTACGGTTTCGAGTATATCCATGATCAATATGAGACCGAGATCGGAATATATCATCGAATCGCCGGGAGAAAAATCAAGAGGGAGATCATAAATATATTTATAAGCGGTTTCTTTGTTTCCGGATTTATTCCATAGATCAGTCCACCACAGAACACCGGATGAGTGGGTAAAGAGATGCCTCAATGTTACTTTATCTTTTTTATCTCCGCTGAATTCGGGCAGGTAACTTTTTACGGGTAAATTGAGAAGTATCTTTTTCTTTTCCCAGAGGCTCATTGAAGTCAAGGTCGTTGCGACGATCTTCGTAACTGACGCAATGTCATACAGGGTCGCGGTCGTGATTTCGGGCGAGGATGCTTTGTAGGTCTGCCGCCCGAACGACTTGCTTGCTATCAGTTCTCCCTTTCGAACCACAGCCAACTGAGCGCCCGGAAATATTGAGTCGCTTATCGCCTGCTCGATGATACTATACGCTTCTTTCAGTATATCATCATCGATGTTCCTGACGAGCTCCATCTTCCGTCTTTCCCTCTCCAGACCATCCCCTGCTTTATACTGTCCGGGGATTGAGACAGGCAGCTTGGCTCTTAACGGTATCTCTCCGAAAACAGCCCGTATAGCAGAGCGTTGAGCCATCGATACGGTCTCGTAGGCAGACAGGTATGACGGAACTTCCGGTATCTGGCGGAGCGTGTAGGGAGAACCGAATGCTATCACCGCCATAGGTTTATCCGATTTAAAAAATTCCCTGAGCAGGCTGACCGTAGTGTCAGGCAGCGAAATCGTCCCTTTCCTGTCCCGCCATTTCATAAAAATGCCGACGATGACGGCATCAACAGAATCTGCTGCCGTCATTATTTCTTTCAGCTCTTCCTGAGTCGAACGCGGATCAATAAAAACCGATTTGACGTTCGGTACTCTGACGCCGATTTCTCTGTTCATCGTACTCCCCCGCCGGGAAGTACCGTCTTCGTCCGTTACCGTCAGAGCCAGTATACTTCCTATCTTCTCCGCTTCGAACGGAAATACGTTTTTATCATCACGCACTAATGTCATTGCAGAGTTCGATATCTCCTCCGCCTTTATCGCTGACTTTGTCTTTGACATTACCCTTTCAAGATTGGCGAAGTTGAAAACAGGTTTTCTTTCAAGTCCGTGATCCGCTTTAGCTCTCAGTATTCGCCCGACAGCCTCGTCTATCCTTCCCATTTCAATTCTGCCTTCTATCGCCGCATCAAGGACGAACTCGAAAGTAGTCTCAAAATTAGGCGAGAGAAGCACTATGTCCGCTCCCGAATTGATCGCCATCACGGCAGCTTCGCCGGACCAGTAATTATCGGTTATGCTGCCCATATTCATCGCATCTGTGATAACAAGACCATCAAATCCCATCTCTTTCCTCAATATATTCTTAATAAAATAAGGATCGAAAGTAGCAGGTCTGCCACCCATCTGCTTAACCTGGCTAAACGTTATGTGCGCAATCATTACGCATTTTACTCCCGCATCTACCGCAGCCTTGAATGGAGGAAGTTCTAAACTGCGGATTCTGTCCATTGAAGCTGTTATCGACGGAAGGAACATATGCGTGTCGATGTCCGTATCGCCGTGTCCCGGAAAATGCTTTGCAGTGGCATAGATACCCCCTGCCTGTAACCCTCGAATAAACGCCGTTCCCATTCTTGAAACCAACGCCGGATCTTCCCCAAAGGAACGCGTGTTGATTATGATGTTATCCGGATTATTATTGACGTCCATCACCGGAGCGAGCCCGATGTGAATTCCTATCGCCCTTGCTTCATCAGCAGTTATTCGACCGATCTCGTACGCATATTCTTCATTTCCTGTGGCGCCTGTCGCCATATTTTGTAAAAACCGCGTACTTTCATCCACCCGCTGCGGTAATCCCCATTCCATGTCCGCCAAGACTAAAAGCGGAAGAGCCGCCGCCGCTTGAAGCCTGTCGATCGATCGCGCTACGGAATACGCGTTACCTCTCCATAACATTACTCCGCCTACTTTGTATTCTCTTACGAGTTTTAACAGCCTTTTAAATTGGTGGTTCTCCTCGTTGTAAAATCGGGGCGCATACGCCGGCACCATAATTTGGCCGATTTTTTCCTTAAGGGTCATATTCTCGAGGTGGTAACGCACCCAGCTCTCACCACTCCTGGCGCTCATCGAGGCGCAGCCAAACATAAATAAAGTGGCGAGGAGATAGATAATCTTTATCATTAAATTTCCAATCTCAGCTATTGACGTATACCCGCGGGACTCTCTTGGATACGGAACAGGTAATTTCGTAAGATATACTGTTAAACTTTTGCGCGACCTCGGAAATTGATATCGATTCGGTTCCCTGAGTGCCGTAAACGACTACTTCGTCACCGACCTTCACGTCCGAATTTCCGATATCTGCCATCATCATGTCCATCGTGACCCTTCCTACTACATTAAACCGCTTTCCATTTATCAGAACTTCCAATTTTCCAGGCAACGATCTGTCAATTCCATCGGCATACCCGATCGGTATAGTTGCTAATTTGGTTTGTTCCCCGGCGATCCAGGTTCTGCCGTAGCTCACCGCTGTCCCTTCAGTAACTGTTCGAATTTGAGAGACAGTGGATTTCAATGTCATTACCTGCAGCAGATCATCTTCCTTCTGCCTCAGCGGATTGGGGTTATGCCCGTACAAAGCAATTCCTATTCTCACCATGTTGAATATTGAATCGGGTAAATTGAGTAACCCCCCCGAGTTTGCAAGATGACAGAGTCCGGGAGATATCCCCTCATTTCTAATCTGCTCGATAACGTCTTTATACTTCTGAATCTGTATCTTGCTATGACTTGGATCGAATTCATCTGAAGTGGCAAGATGAGAATATATTCCTGCAAAAACAAGATCCTCTTTCGAATTTATGTTTTGAGCAACAGCGACAACGTCTCCATACTCGACTCCAAGTCTGCTCATCCCGGTATCGACGTTTAAATGAACCCTTGCCGGGATCGATAATCTTTTTGCCGCGCCGGCGACCAATTCAACGTCTTCCGGGTCAGCGATCGTTACGTCCAGTGAATTTTGAATCTGTGTGCCGATAAAATCCCGGGTCGGCCTGGCAAAAACGAGAGTCGGCGTTTTTATTTCCGCCTCACGGAGTTCAATACCCTCCTTCACGAACGCTACCGCCAAATACGATACACCCTCTTCTATAAAAGTCTTACTCGCTTCGACCATACCATGCCCATAGGCATCAGCTTTTACTACAGCCATAATCCCTGCACCCGATGCCTTATTTTTGATCAGCCAGTAATTGTGGCGAAGCGCTCCGATATCAATCTCCGCCCAGGTTAGATGACCGCCCAGACTCAATCGTTCATCTCACATAATTTATCAAATAACGAATCCGGTAGTTCTTCCCCTGCGCTTTCTATCGCAAATGCCGCTCCGGCTGCCGCCGGTGACATCGGAATCCCGATCCAGTCGATTTCTACTTCCGAGTCCTGTAACTTTGATTTGAATCCTTTTAGAACCGGGGTTTTGTTTTCAAGCAGCGCCCCGGCGCATGCTAATCTAAACGGTGGTTCCGATTTATGCATTTCGATTGCGGAAAGCGCAAGATTGACCAGTGCACCTGAAGCTTTTTCCACGATTCTTAACGCCTCTTCATTTCCATCTTCGGCGTAAGAACAGATCAACTCGGCGGAAGAAGCGAGAAGGTTTTGAGGATTGTCGGAATTGTACACGACGCTTATGAAATCCTCCGGTTTAGACAGTTCATAAAATTTCAAAAGCGCATCGGTGAGTGTCGATCGATTCCGTGCCTGATTCTCATCGTTTAGCGCGCTTTTTACGGCTTCTCTTCCCATATCATGCCCTCCTCCTTCATCCCCGAGAAGATAACCCCATCCCCCTAACTGTTTTAAGTTATTCTTCTTCCCGTAGAGACATACTGCGCCGGTTCCCGATTCGATGAGTATTCCGTCGTTTTTGCCGAAAGCCGCATAATGCAGCATTTCAGCATCTGAAATTATGTTTATCCGGTTAAGTCCGATTTCAGAGATCGACTCAAAGACTTTCTTCTTATCTCCCTCTCTTCCGACCCCGGCGAATGAAAGCGTGGCACCCTGAATTTCGCTTATAGAATCTCCGGGGGAGAGTTCTTTTAAAATGTCCAGAACCAATTCTTTAATTCCGTCGACACCTATTATCGAAGCGCTGCCGGAACCTCTAACGGCAGATTTGACAGTTTGCTCCGGCAGGTCACACAATACAGCCGTCGTTTTACTTCCCCCGCCGTCTAAGCCCAAGAATTTCATCTCATATCATATAAAAAAAGACAGCGGACGATAATCATCCGCTGTCTTTAAATTCACATTCAGGAATTCAGTTACATCTTTATCGCACTCTTCAATTCCTTGCCTGCTTTGAACTTCGGTACAGTTGTAGCGGCGATCCTGATAGTCTCGCCTGTACGGGGGTTGCGACCCGTCCGTGCAGCTCTGTCCGACGTCGAGAAAGTGCCAAAGCCAACAAGAGTTACTTTGTCTTTTCTCGTTAGCGCTTTTGTGATGTTGGACGTCATCGAATTTAAGGCCTTTTCCGCCTCTACTTTCGTTAATCCACTGTCGTTTGCGATAGCTGCAATAAGTTCTTGTTTGTTCATGTGGGAACCTCCTTTTTGTTGTTGGGTATCTGAAAACGCTGTAACCATTGTGGTTACTTACTTTTGGAAGCAATATAAGCTTGAATTTCCGAATGTCAAGGAAAAAATACATATTAAATATATTTATGCATTCTCTATAACACTTGGAGCAAGTGAGTTTGCGAGCATCACGCTTCTGCAAATGCCTTGAATAAATTAGACCTATGTAGTTGATATATCAGAACTTAGAACTGTCAATAATCTTTCTAATTATATTTTCTTTCAAGCTCTTTAAGGAGTGAATTCCGGTCAATAAAAATTTTTTCAGAACAGCCCAAAATCCATGAACTTATGCGGTTTAGAGGCATATCTGTCAATAAATACACAGGCAAACCATTGTTGTAAGCTACCGTAACTTCACCCTGAGTTCCTCCGCCCATCGAGGCATATTCGTCCCAATAGCAGATAAGGTAATCGGCTTTTTCCGAAATAAAATTGAGATCATGGTCTATTATTCTTCGAATATTTTCCCTGAACTTATCAATATCATTTTCTTTCAGCTCCTTGAAAGACTCCCGTTCCTCCGGGCTCATGAGTTTTTTTATTTCTTCGTTTGGGTTGAAAACTGCATGCCCGAGCTTTTCGTTTAGCAGAGAAGCCAATTCTCTCCTCCAGCCTTCGCCGTTGTCCGGAGCATATTCCATTGCGCCCGACAGGTACGCTGTCAGTTTTTTTGGCCTGTCAGGGCTCATTGCCAGTGATGCCGCTGATCCGCGCGGTCGTAGGATACAATTTCATCCTTGTTGAACCAGACGCCGATTTCATATTCGGCAGCCGCCTTATCAGATGAGGCGTGAATGACATTTCGGACCGCACTGCCCGCCTCGTTGTTTAAATCATAACTATGATGCGAATAGTCGCCTCGTATCGTTCCCGGCAAGGCAGATTTCGGTTCTGTGGCGCCGCACATCTTCCTTACTACCTCTACTGCTTCATCGCCTTGTATCACAACCGCAACTATGGGTCCCTCGGTTACAAAGTCTATGAGTAAATTCCTTATTTTTTCGCCGAGCCGTGCGCCGATATCTTCTTCAGTGTAATGTTTTCCGGCCATCTCCTTTGTTGCATGGAGCATTTTCAGTGCGACCGTCTTAAGCCCCATTTTTTCAAAACGCGAGATAATCTCGCCCGTCAGCGCTCTTGAAACACCGTCCGGCTTTACAAGTACCAATGTATTTTCAACCATATTTTATCTGACCTCTTTAGATCGTTATAAGTATTGCCATCTTCTGTTTTGCAACAGGTTCAAAGTTACTTCCCGATGCCGATATTTTCACTTTAAAAATTTTTAATGATTTTTGTATCCTTCTTTTCCCAGGATTTGGATTTTTCAGGATAGTCGCTGTTATAATGCAGTCCCCTGCTTTCTTTTCTGGTTCTTGCACACCTGATTATAAGGTAGGCGACCGCTGCGAGATTTCTCAGTTCTATCAATCCCTCGGATACTCTCGTTTTTTTATAGTACTTTTCGATCTCTTTAT
The Candidatus Neomarinimicrobiota bacterium DNA segment above includes these coding regions:
- the alr gene encoding alanine racemase, producing MSLGGHLTWAEIDIGALRHNYWLIKNKASGAGIMAVVKADAYGHGMVEASKTFIEEGVSYLAVAFVKEGIELREAEIKTPTLVFARPTRDFIGTQIQNSLDVTIADPEDVELVAGAAKRLSIPARVHLNVDTGMSRLGVEYGDVVAVAQNINSKEDLVFAGIYSHLATSDEFDPSHSKIQIQKYKDVIEQIRNEGISPGLCHLANSGGLLNLPDSIFNMVRIGIALYGHNPNPLRQKEDDLLQVMTLKSTVSQIRTVTEGTAVSYGRTWIAGEQTKLATIPIGYADGIDRSLPGKLEVLINGKRFNVVGRVTMDMMMADIGNSDVKVGDEVVVYGTQGTESISISEVAQKFNSISYEITCSVSKRVPRVYVNS
- a CDS encoding serine hydrolase, with the protein product MIKIIYLLATLFMFGCASMSARSGESWVRYHLENMTLKEKIGQIMVPAYAPRFYNEENHQFKRLLKLVREYKVGGVMLWRGNAYSVARSIDRLQAAAALPLLVLADMEWGLPQRVDESTRFLQNMATGATGNEEYAYEIGRITADEARAIGIHIGLAPVMDVNNNPDNIIINTRSFGEDPALVSRMGTAFIRGLQAGGIYATAKHFPGHGDTDIDTHMFLPSITASMDRIRSLELPPFKAAVDAGVKCVMIAHITFSQVKQMGGRPATFDPYFIKNILRKEMGFDGLVITDAMNMGSITDNYWSGEAAVMAINSGADIVLLSPNFETTFEFVLDAAIEGRIEMGRIDEAVGRILRAKADHGLERKPVFNFANLERVMSKTKSAIKAEEISNSAMTLVRDDKNVFPFEAEKIGSILALTVTDEDGTSRRGSTMNREIGVRVPNVKSVFIDPRSTQEELKEIMTAADSVDAVIVGIFMKWRDRKGTISLPDTTVSLLREFFKSDKPMAVIAFGSPYTLRQIPEVPSYLSAYETVSMAQRSAIRAVFGEIPLRAKLPVSIPGQYKAGDGLERERRKMELVRNIDDDILKEAYSIIEQAISDSIFPGAQLAVVRKGELIASKSFGRQTYKASSPEITTATLYDIASVTKIVATTLTSMSLWEKKKILLNLPVKSYLPEFSGDKKDKVTLRHLFTHSSGVLWWTDLWNKSGNKETAYKYIYDLPLDFSPGDSMIYSDLGLILIMDILETVTGQNLDRLANNTIFKPMGLKNTMFNPPAELLGRIAPTEIDTVLNRGLVHGKVHDENAAFLGGVSSHAGLFSTAEDLASIAQMLLNGGIYRHRRFFSPGTVKYWTKRQHMPNSSSRAIGWDTPSDQGSSAGDYFSERSFGHLGFTGTSFWVDPNRDIAVILLSNRVHPSRKRGGMYKVRRDFHQAVMRALLQDMGEEVPELEEISGN
- a CDS encoding sodium/solute symporter (Members of the Solute:Sodium Symporter (SSS), TC 2.A.21 as described in tcdb.org, catalyze solute:Na+ symport. Known solutes for members of the family include sugars, amino acids, nucleosides, inositols, vitamins, urea or anions, depending on the system.), with protein sequence MVVSVAFGSWIGRKQRNTTDYFLGGRDIPWLAVTFSIVATETSVLTFISIPAVAYLGNLTFLQIVFGYMLGRVLVALILIPAYYKGNIDTAYHYLGNRFGQRIRTVATVTFMGTRLLADGVRLFATAIPLTLIMRGSGILSGMTDNQFYALAIALIGLLTMIYTYVGGIRSVIWMDVIQMSIYIGGALLAALLILNRLPEGWGSVTAWAEQGDKLKWLYTGFDLSFGEFITKPYTIFTGLIAGSIFSLASHGTDQLIVQRVLTCRDKRSSQLALITSGFVVFFQFLLFLTLGAMLFAFYNGLTPTELGLTRADGIFPKFIMEEMPVGVSGLIVAALFAAAMSTLSSSLSSLSSATVLDIYVPFFGAEKSESELLKISRMVTLGWGILLVATAIGFIGLKGTVVEVALGIASYTYGGLLGVFLLGLIHKGASEKDAIIGFITALIVMTIVITTLKIAWPLYTMVGAAAVILTGAASSKLSARLKISARG
- a CDS encoding HU family DNA-binding protein; the protein is MNKQELIAAIANDSGLTKVEAEKALNSMTSNITKALTRKDKVTLVGFGTFSTSDRAARTGRNPRTGETIRIAATTVPKFKAGKELKSAIKM
- a CDS encoding nucleoside-diphosphate kinase (catalyzes the formation of nucleoside triphosphate from ATP and nucleoside diphosphate), giving the protein MVENTLVLVKPDGVSRALTGEIISRFEKMGLKTVALKMLHATKEMAGKHYTEEDIGARLGEKIRNLLIDFVTEGPIVAVVIQGDEAVEVVRKMCGATEPKSALPGTIRGDYSHHSYDLNNEAGSAVRNVIHASSDKAAAEYEIGVWFNKDEIVSYDRADQRHHWQ